The following are encoded in a window of Fusarium verticillioides 7600 chromosome 6, whole genome shotgun sequence genomic DNA:
- a CDS encoding protein EFR3 gives MNAIQQKCRPKHQVLVLKCYPRTTKGAVDVKPNSSELSYLLYYATSRRSKIQKIGAFLEKKTASDVWRLRIGNVQVTLQILSALMEKLHKDSVLIAPFVLKILDAVLRSDDITMIESSLPTFAAFCDYHDAAFLMADQTYLRQYEEIVRLYVQLASTKPAPGKESLTTPVKVRWRNAGLEAIRSISTADALSSITGSQMDVIMPRILENLWSETPDLLETLHQRLESEEKVDTEKQLRRRTSIATVGTDGANDPNPVALSGTAGDVDKLAEEEVGVLALQCLKSIFIVPTRSQIHGATVSLLRFIQEKVAQGNAVVELHDDRERDSGWAISIYGIISRWAPVQDRYTILVAALETLLRIPVQDSTLDEQLALVTIMSSLLRSDVNLIGLSMMDVLLGLIKQIRKLFRMRTPTSQSDDGSPSAVDPESVVRQKTKHLVGRLELCIGDLATHVYYADQISDMISAIILRLKPSRSASVNSSPGGEKNGNNEAGPGASTIELSDSQQLDHYFSLSTGRVSGLRAIKEILLVANPQKKLTGNMGLSRNPVPIYVWEGTHWLLRDPDGHVRKAYMDALITWLDRETSFANEIAVEEKLPRSRSSLKINKETRRAVSNASHRERGSKPRHSQFLALLHLVIYDNALQYVEYENDLVMLHILLTRLVLQLGVNAARYGLPMIYRLQEDVQEIDTPLYKVRTAALCHGYFWALTEKFDFKDSDIGIAIEQEVARRRRKGFWVQGITMPPPEVDTVGLPGEARPQPDWDSASLEREELLPFDDREALVEYIVSHYHDSLQAPPGSPVPSPGRVLSGPILGSTLTGQDQPDSELPAVFRDQMLADWTRDAAGAMLAAAGKSESLSGSKTETSGTHRGHLTVKTNGNGFANGNGPTSPYGSQYNLMRPHSSHGHREKDREGTIPKHRKSSLRSSASPAHSAGNRGTVASVDQLKLVLSGNPPPKTAIIGDDDSGDSMVSYNYSPSEMSFNPATQNEEPSSPTSTKRPGTASKRGPLSAHPPLGAAPNLHDDNDEEDESVPPVPPLPDVNLLGGKRSPIQSIETSFQDKSARRSLTSRGGDGTRPKSVRSQNTKTMDLQDLLRGIDSRPSEGSLGNVTKPPY, from the exons ATGAACGCAATTCAGCAAAAGTGTCGGCCGAAACACCAGGTCCTCGTCCTAAAATGCTATCCGCGGACTACTAAAGGCGCTGTAGATGTCAAGCCGAATAGTAGCGAGCTTAGCTATCTTCTCTACTATGCTACGAGTCGTCGCtccaagatccagaagatTGGCGCTtttttggagaagaagacagctAGTGATGTCTGGCGTCTGCGTATTGG GAATGTTCAAGTAACTCTACAAATTCTGTCAGCCTTGATGGAAAAGCTTCACAAGGACTCGGTCCTGATTGCTCCATTCGTACTCAAAATCCTCGACGCCGTCCTCCGCTCCGACGACATCACCATGATCGAGTCCTCCCTTCCAACATTTGCGGCCTTTTGCGATTATCACGATGCCGCATTCCTCATGGCTGATCAGACTTACCTTCGGCAATACGAGGAAATTGTTCGGTTGTACGTTCAACTTGCTTCAACAAAGCCTGCGCCCGGCAAGGAATCTCTCACCACCCCAGTTAAGGTTCGATGGAGGAATGCGGGCCTCGAAGCTATTCGTAGCATCTCTACGGCGGACGCACTATCTTCCATAACGGGCAGTCAAATGGATGTCATCATGCCTCGCATCCTCGAGAACTTATGGTCCGAAACCCCCGACCTCCTCGAAACGCTACACCAACGGCTCGAATCGGAAGAAAAGGTCGACACCGAAAAGCAGCTTAGACGGAGAACTAGTATCGCGACAGTTGGGACTGACGGAGCAAACGACCCGAATCCTGTCGCTCTCTCCGGCACTGCCGGTGATGTTGATAAGCTtgcggaagaagaggttggcGTATTGGCTCTCCAATGTTTGaagagcatcttcatcgtcccTACCCGTTCTCAGATCCACGGCGCAACCGTCTCTCTCCTAAGATTTATTCAAGAAAAGGTTGCACAAGGCAACGCTGTGGTggaacttcatgatgaccGAGAACGAGACAGCGGCTGGGCTATCAGTATTTATGGCATTATCTCGCGATGGGCCCCCGTGCAAGACAGGTACACAATTCTTGTTGCCGCTCTCGAAACCCTACTACGGATTCCCGTGCAGGATTCTACGCTCGACGAACAACTCGCATTGGTAACAATCATGAGCTCCCTCCTACGGTCCGACGTCAACCTTATTGGATTGAGTATGATGGatgtcctccttggtctGATCAAGCAGATTAGGAAGCTTTTTAGGATGCGAACACCGACCAGCCAGAGCGACGACGGCAGCCCCTCTGCCGTGGACCCTGAATCAGTCGTGCGCCAGAAGACTAAGCATCTTGTTGGCAGACTTGAACTGTGCATTGGCGACTTGGCAACCCACGTATACTACGCAGATCAGATCTCGGATATGATTTCCGCTATTATCTTGCGCCTCAAACCGTCTCGATCTGCGAGCGTCAACTCTTCCCCTGGCGGCGAAAAGAACGGAAACAATGAAGCTGGACCGGGTGCCTCCACCATCGAGTTGAGCGATAGCCAGCAGCTTGACCATTACTTCTCCCTCAGCACGGGCAGAGTATCTGGCCTCCGAGCTATTAAGGAGATTCTTTTAGTCGCAAACcctcagaagaagctcaccgGCAACATGGGGTTGTCCCGCAACCCTGTGCCGATTTATGTTTGGGAGGGAACCCACTGGCTTCTGCGTGATCCCGATGGTCACGTTCGCAAGGCATATATGGACGCTCTCATTACATGGCTTGACCGAGAAACTTCATTTGCAAATGAGATTGCCGTCGAGGAAAAGCTTCctcgttctcgttcttctctcaagatcaacaaggagacCCGTAGAGCCGTTTCAAACGCCTCCCATCGAGAGCGAGGATCCAAGCCACGACACTCGCAATTTCTGGCGTTGCTGCATCTGGTCATCTACGATAACGCCCTCCAGTATGTCGAGTACGAGAATGATCTCGTCATGCTCCATATCCTTCTTACAAGGTTGGTCTTGCAGTTGGGCGTCAATGCCGCTCGATATGGCCTACCAATGATTTACCGACTACAAGAGGACGTACAAGAGATCGATACGCCTCTGTACAAGGTCCGGACTGCAGCCCTCTGTCATGGATACTTTTGGGCACTTACCGAGAAGTTCGACTTCAAGGACTCTGATATTGGTATAGCGATTGAGCAAGAGGTGGCGCGCCGCAGAAGAAAGGGTTTCTGGGTTCAGGGCATTACCATGCCACCACCAGAAGTCGATACGGTTGGACTTCCAGGTGAGGCGCGCCCACAGCCAGATTGGGACTCTGCATCGCTCGAAAGAGAAGAACTACTTCCCTTCGACGACAGAGAGGCGCTCGTAGAGTACATTGTGTCGCACTACCACGACAGCCTTCAGGCACCTCCTGGCAGCCCGGTTCCTTCCCCAGGCAGGGTTCTCTCAGGGCCAATCCTTGGCTCAACTCTAACTGGACAGGATCAACCCGATTCGGAGCTGCCAGCTGTATTCCGCGATCAGATGCTGGCAGACTGGACCAGAGATGCTGCGGGCGCCATGCTTGCCGCTGCTGGAAAGTCGGAATCTTTGTCAGGATCCAAGACAGAAACCTCTGGGACACACCGAGGCCACCTCACGGTGAAGACGAACGGAAACGGATTCGCTAATGGGAATGGACCGACATCACCTTATGGAAGCCAATACAATCTAATGAGGCCTCACTCGTCGCATGGCCATCGCGAGAAAGATCGCGAAGGAACAATTCCCAAGCACCGGAAGAGCAGCTTGCGGAGTTCTGCTTCCCCCGCCCATTCAGCAGGCAACCGAGGTACCGTTGCGTCGGTGGATCAGCTGAAGCTTGTGCTATCAGGCAACCCTCCGCCTAAAACAGCCATCATCGGGGACGATGACAGCGGAGACAGCATGGTTAGCTACAATTATAGTCCTTCAGAGATGAGCTTTAACCCTGCTACGCAGAATGAGGAGCCAAGTAGCCCAACAAGCACCAAGCGCCCTGGCACGGCTTCTAAGCGAGGACCTCTGAGCGCTCACCCTCCTCTTGGAGCGGCGCCAAATTTACACGACGATaacgatgaggaggacgagtCAGTTCCTCCTGTGCCACCACTGCCAGACGTTAACTTGCTCGGGGGTAAGAGGAGTCCCATCCAGTCGATTGAGACGTCGTTCCAGGATAAATCGGCGCGGCGCAGTCTGACCAGCCGAGGAGGGGATGGAACTCGGCCCAAGTCGGTACGATCAcagaacaccaagaccatgGATCTGCAGGATCTCCTTCGAGGAATTGATAGCCGGCCGAGCGAGGGAAGTTTGGGCAATGTGACAAAACCTCCATACTAG
- a CDS encoding protein EFR3, translating to MNAIQQKCRPKHQVLVLKCYPRTTKGAVDVKPNSSELSYLLYYATSRRSKIQKIGAFLEKKTASDVWRLRIGNVQVTLQILSALMEKLHKDSVLIAPFVLKILDAVLRSDDITMIESSLPTFAAFCDYHDAAFLMADQTYLRQYEEIVRLYVQLASTKPAPGKESLTTPVKVRWRNAGLEAIRSISTADALSSITGSQMDVIMPRILENLWSETPDLLETLHQRLESEEKVDTEKQLRRRTSIATVGTDGANDPNPVALSGTAGDVDKLAEEEVGVLALQCLKSIFIVPTRSQIHGATVSLLRFIQEKVAQGNAVVELHDDRERDSGWAISIYGIISRWAPVQDRYTILVAALETLLRIPVQDSTLDEQLALVTIMSSLLRSDVNLIGLSMMDVLLGLIKQIRKLFRMRTPTSQSDDGSPSAVDPESVVRQKTKHLVGRLELCIGDLATHVYYADQISDMISAIILRLKPSRSASVNSSPGGEKNGNNEAGPGASTIELSDSQQLDHYFSLSTGRVSGLRAIKEILLVANPQKKLTGNMGLSRNPVPIYVWEGTHWLLRDPDGHVRKAYMDALITWLDRETSFANEIAVEEKLPRSRSSLKINKETRRAVSNASHRERGSKPRHSQFLALLHLVIYDNALQYVEYENDLVMLHILLTRLVLQLGVNAARYGLPMIYRLQEDVQEIDTPLYKVRTAALCHGYFWALTEKFDFKDSDIGIAIEQEVARRRRKGFWVQGITMPPPEVDTVGLPGEARPQPDWDSASLEREELLPFDDREALVEYIVSHYHDSLQAPPGSPVPSPGRVLSGPILGSTLTGQDQPDSELPAVFRDQMLADWTRDAAGAMLAAAGKSESLSGSKTETSGTHRGHLTVKTNGNGFANGNGPTSPYGSQYNLMRPHSSHGHREKDREGTIPKHRKSSLRSSASPAHSAGNRGTVASVDQLKLVLSGNPPPKTAIIGDDDSGDSMNEEPSSPTSTKRPGTASKRGPLSAHPPLGAAPNLHDDNDEEDESVPPVPPLPDVNLLGGKRSPIQSIETSFQDKSARRSLTSRGGDGTRPKSVRSQNTKTMDLQDLLRGIDSRPSEGSLGNVTKPPY from the exons ATGAACGCAATTCAGCAAAAGTGTCGGCCGAAACACCAGGTCCTCGTCCTAAAATGCTATCCGCGGACTACTAAAGGCGCTGTAGATGTCAAGCCGAATAGTAGCGAGCTTAGCTATCTTCTCTACTATGCTACGAGTCGTCGCtccaagatccagaagatTGGCGCTtttttggagaagaagacagctAGTGATGTCTGGCGTCTGCGTATTGG GAATGTTCAAGTAACTCTACAAATTCTGTCAGCCTTGATGGAAAAGCTTCACAAGGACTCGGTCCTGATTGCTCCATTCGTACTCAAAATCCTCGACGCCGTCCTCCGCTCCGACGACATCACCATGATCGAGTCCTCCCTTCCAACATTTGCGGCCTTTTGCGATTATCACGATGCCGCATTCCTCATGGCTGATCAGACTTACCTTCGGCAATACGAGGAAATTGTTCGGTTGTACGTTCAACTTGCTTCAACAAAGCCTGCGCCCGGCAAGGAATCTCTCACCACCCCAGTTAAGGTTCGATGGAGGAATGCGGGCCTCGAAGCTATTCGTAGCATCTCTACGGCGGACGCACTATCTTCCATAACGGGCAGTCAAATGGATGTCATCATGCCTCGCATCCTCGAGAACTTATGGTCCGAAACCCCCGACCTCCTCGAAACGCTACACCAACGGCTCGAATCGGAAGAAAAGGTCGACACCGAAAAGCAGCTTAGACGGAGAACTAGTATCGCGACAGTTGGGACTGACGGAGCAAACGACCCGAATCCTGTCGCTCTCTCCGGCACTGCCGGTGATGTTGATAAGCTtgcggaagaagaggttggcGTATTGGCTCTCCAATGTTTGaagagcatcttcatcgtcccTACCCGTTCTCAGATCCACGGCGCAACCGTCTCTCTCCTAAGATTTATTCAAGAAAAGGTTGCACAAGGCAACGCTGTGGTggaacttcatgatgaccGAGAACGAGACAGCGGCTGGGCTATCAGTATTTATGGCATTATCTCGCGATGGGCCCCCGTGCAAGACAGGTACACAATTCTTGTTGCCGCTCTCGAAACCCTACTACGGATTCCCGTGCAGGATTCTACGCTCGACGAACAACTCGCATTGGTAACAATCATGAGCTCCCTCCTACGGTCCGACGTCAACCTTATTGGATTGAGTATGATGGatgtcctccttggtctGATCAAGCAGATTAGGAAGCTTTTTAGGATGCGAACACCGACCAGCCAGAGCGACGACGGCAGCCCCTCTGCCGTGGACCCTGAATCAGTCGTGCGCCAGAAGACTAAGCATCTTGTTGGCAGACTTGAACTGTGCATTGGCGACTTGGCAACCCACGTATACTACGCAGATCAGATCTCGGATATGATTTCCGCTATTATCTTGCGCCTCAAACCGTCTCGATCTGCGAGCGTCAACTCTTCCCCTGGCGGCGAAAAGAACGGAAACAATGAAGCTGGACCGGGTGCCTCCACCATCGAGTTGAGCGATAGCCAGCAGCTTGACCATTACTTCTCCCTCAGCACGGGCAGAGTATCTGGCCTCCGAGCTATTAAGGAGATTCTTTTAGTCGCAAACcctcagaagaagctcaccgGCAACATGGGGTTGTCCCGCAACCCTGTGCCGATTTATGTTTGGGAGGGAACCCACTGGCTTCTGCGTGATCCCGATGGTCACGTTCGCAAGGCATATATGGACGCTCTCATTACATGGCTTGACCGAGAAACTTCATTTGCAAATGAGATTGCCGTCGAGGAAAAGCTTCctcgttctcgttcttctctcaagatcaacaaggagacCCGTAGAGCCGTTTCAAACGCCTCCCATCGAGAGCGAGGATCCAAGCCACGACACTCGCAATTTCTGGCGTTGCTGCATCTGGTCATCTACGATAACGCCCTCCAGTATGTCGAGTACGAGAATGATCTCGTCATGCTCCATATCCTTCTTACAAGGTTGGTCTTGCAGTTGGGCGTCAATGCCGCTCGATATGGCCTACCAATGATTTACCGACTACAAGAGGACGTACAAGAGATCGATACGCCTCTGTACAAGGTCCGGACTGCAGCCCTCTGTCATGGATACTTTTGGGCACTTACCGAGAAGTTCGACTTCAAGGACTCTGATATTGGTATAGCGATTGAGCAAGAGGTGGCGCGCCGCAGAAGAAAGGGTTTCTGGGTTCAGGGCATTACCATGCCACCACCAGAAGTCGATACGGTTGGACTTCCAGGTGAGGCGCGCCCACAGCCAGATTGGGACTCTGCATCGCTCGAAAGAGAAGAACTACTTCCCTTCGACGACAGAGAGGCGCTCGTAGAGTACATTGTGTCGCACTACCACGACAGCCTTCAGGCACCTCCTGGCAGCCCGGTTCCTTCCCCAGGCAGGGTTCTCTCAGGGCCAATCCTTGGCTCAACTCTAACTGGACAGGATCAACCCGATTCGGAGCTGCCAGCTGTATTCCGCGATCAGATGCTGGCAGACTGGACCAGAGATGCTGCGGGCGCCATGCTTGCCGCTGCTGGAAAGTCGGAATCTTTGTCAGGATCCAAGACAGAAACCTCTGGGACACACCGAGGCCACCTCACGGTGAAGACGAACGGAAACGGATTCGCTAATGGGAATGGACCGACATCACCTTATGGAAGCCAATACAATCTAATGAGGCCTCACTCGTCGCATGGCCATCGCGAGAAAGATCGCGAAGGAACAATTCCCAAGCACCGGAAGAGCAGCTTGCGGAGTTCTGCTTCCCCCGCCCATTCAGCAGGCAACCGAGGTACCGTTGCGTCGGTGGATCAGCTGAAGCTTGTGCTATCAGGCAACCCTCCGCCTAAAACAGCCATCATCGGGGACGATGACAGCGGAGACAGCATG AATGAGGAGCCAAGTAGCCCAACAAGCACCAAGCGCCCTGGCACGGCTTCTAAGCGAGGACCTCTGAGCGCTCACCCTCCTCTTGGAGCGGCGCCAAATTTACACGACGATaacgatgaggaggacgagtCAGTTCCTCCTGTGCCACCACTGCCAGACGTTAACTTGCTCGGGGGTAAGAGGAGTCCCATCCAGTCGATTGAGACGTCGTTCCAGGATAAATCGGCGCGGCGCAGTCTGACCAGCCGAGGAGGGGATGGAACTCGGCCCAAGTCGGTACGATCAcagaacaccaagaccatgGATCTGCAGGATCTCCTTCGAGGAATTGATAGCCGGCCGAGCGAGGGAAGTTTGGGCAATGTGACAAAACCTCCATACTAG